From Acetobacteroides hydrogenigenes, one genomic window encodes:
- the kduI gene encoding 5-dehydro-4-deoxy-D-glucuronate isomerase yields the protein MKALFEERYGTSPEDVKHYDTEKLRSEFLIEEILVKGMVKMLYTHNDRMLVGGAIPLASPLKLEAIDALKAEYFCQRRELGIINVGGSGSVVVDGQAYELQYKEALYVGQGVKQVEFMSKDATVPAKFYFNSAPAHCSYPTVQISRADANVLDLGSVETSNKRIVNQLIISKNVQTCQLQMGLTELKTGSVWNSMPPHTHARRMEVYFYFEVPENQSVCHFMGKPDETRHIWIKNEEAVISPSWSIHAGAGTSNYSFIWGMCGENMDYGDMDTILPNQLL from the coding sequence ATGAAAGCACTTTTTGAAGAACGCTACGGGACTAGTCCTGAGGATGTAAAGCACTACGATACCGAAAAGTTGAGATCAGAGTTTCTTATTGAGGAAATCTTGGTTAAGGGAATGGTCAAAATGCTTTATACACACAACGACAGAATGCTAGTTGGAGGAGCAATTCCTCTTGCCTCACCTCTCAAACTTGAGGCTATTGATGCCCTAAAAGCTGAATATTTCTGCCAGCGTCGTGAGCTTGGGATTATCAACGTTGGGGGTAGCGGTTCGGTAGTTGTGGATGGGCAAGCGTATGAACTTCAGTACAAGGAGGCGTTGTATGTTGGACAAGGTGTTAAGCAAGTTGAGTTCATGAGCAAGGATGCTACAGTTCCTGCAAAGTTCTACTTTAACTCAGCACCTGCACATTGTAGCTATCCTACGGTACAGATTTCGAGAGCAGATGCAAATGTGCTCGATCTTGGTTCAGTAGAGACATCGAATAAGCGAATCGTAAATCAGCTTATTATAAGTAAAAACGTGCAAACCTGTCAGCTACAAATGGGACTTACCGAGTTAAAAACTGGTAGCGTTTGGAATTCGATGCCACCACATACTCACGCTCGCCGAATGGAGGTCTACTTCTACTTTGAGGTGCCAGAAAATCAATCTGTTTGCCATTTTATGGGGAAACCCGATGAAACACGACATATCTGGATAAAGAACGAGGAGGCAGTTATCTCTCCGTCATGGTCGATACACGCTGGTGCTGGAACTAGTAACTACTCCTTTATCTGGGGAATGTGTGGTGAAAATATGGATTACGGAGATATGGACACCATTCTCCCTAATCAGCTCCTCTAA
- a CDS encoding glycoside hydrolase family 28 protein yields the protein MKTGFAFKALGGLIAVVMLLSFSKNSEAVDPWSYKDKILKQIKEPSFRKMQYNILEFGAKEGMGFNSGPAIKKAIEVCSKNGGGKVVVPEGIFYTGPIELKSNVNLHISQGATLRFSTNPKDYTPFVLTRWEGIDCYNYKPLIYAYNQKNIAISGKGVLDGMANETNWWPWKGRSEYGWKEGMPSQEHNPEGKNKLVMMESNSTPIAQRIMKESDLLRPQFINIYKCERVLIEGIKIINSPFWLVHPLMCNNLVVRGITAESNGPNNDGCDPESCKNVLIEDCFFNTGDDCIAIKSGRNNDGRQWNIPSENILIRRCTMKNGHGGVVIGSEVSGNCRNVFAEDCVMDSPLLERVIRIKSNSFRGGVVENIYVRNINVGQCSEAVLRIELSYEVKSGTQGGHTPLVRNINLENVTCLKSRYGVFVDGATVENQVSGINLTRCNFKQISDGNKVSGVSDINLKDVIINGKVLVEMPSAQNKN from the coding sequence ATGAAGACGGGTTTTGCTTTTAAGGCATTGGGTGGGCTTATTGCAGTAGTTATGCTGCTTTCCTTTTCGAAGAATTCGGAAGCGGTTGATCCATGGAGTTATAAGGATAAGATACTTAAGCAGATTAAAGAACCTTCGTTTAGAAAAATGCAGTACAACATTCTCGAATTTGGAGCAAAGGAGGGTATGGGGTTTAACTCGGGTCCTGCAATAAAAAAGGCAATAGAGGTTTGCTCAAAAAATGGAGGAGGAAAGGTTGTTGTACCCGAAGGTATATTTTATACGGGGCCAATAGAACTTAAGAGTAACGTAAACTTACACATATCTCAAGGTGCTACTCTTCGATTTTCAACAAACCCAAAAGATTATACGCCATTCGTGCTGACTCGTTGGGAAGGTATCGACTGCTACAACTATAAGCCGCTGATTTATGCTTACAATCAAAAGAACATAGCCATTTCTGGAAAGGGTGTCTTAGACGGAATGGCCAATGAAACAAACTGGTGGCCTTGGAAGGGACGCTCAGAGTATGGTTGGAAGGAAGGAATGCCAAGCCAAGAGCATAACCCCGAAGGGAAAAATAAGCTGGTGATGATGGAAAGCAATAGCACGCCTATTGCTCAGCGAATTATGAAGGAAAGCGATCTGCTCCGACCTCAGTTTATCAACATTTACAAGTGCGAGAGAGTTTTGATAGAGGGTATTAAGATTATCAACTCCCCTTTTTGGCTCGTTCATCCGCTTATGTGCAACAATCTTGTCGTTCGTGGAATTACCGCAGAGAGTAATGGCCCTAACAATGACGGTTGCGATCCCGAATCCTGTAAAAATGTGCTGATAGAGGATTGCTTCTTTAATACAGGCGATGATTGTATTGCTATAAAGTCGGGACGTAATAATGATGGACGCCAATGGAATATTCCTAGTGAGAACATTCTAATCCGCCGCTGTACCATGAAAAATGGACATGGAGGAGTGGTTATAGGTAGTGAGGTTTCGGGTAACTGCCGCAACGTATTTGCCGAAGATTGTGTAATGGATAGCCCACTGCTCGAAAGGGTAATTCGAATTAAGTCGAATTCGTTTCGAGGGGGAGTTGTAGAGAACATATACGTCCGAAACATAAATGTTGGGCAATGCTCAGAGGCGGTTCTACGTATCGAACTGAGCTACGAGGTGAAGTCAGGAACTCAAGGCGGCCACACTCCCTTGGTTCGAAACATTAATCTAGAGAATGTAACATGCTTAAAAAGCCGCTACGGCGTGTTTGTCGATGGAGCAACAGTTGAAAATCAGGTGTCGGGCATAAACCTTACGCGCTGCAACTTTAAGCAGATTTCTGATGGTAACAAAGTTTCAGGTGTTTCGGATATTAACCTCAAAGATGTAATTATTAACGGTAAAGTGCTGGTGGAAATGCCATCGGCTCAAAATAAGAATTAG
- a CDS encoding DUF4861 domain-containing protein: protein MRTGIVSLCFLLLPVLGFSQSGMRVKLTNREAVAFTDYMVKLPLEQVKSKIPSFEESKFVAVDDKREIALQVISNGRNKHVIFPANIGKNGKKTVLIRRPSESFSYPKRTYAEIVKKEGGVFVNRKYQGGEWVKTNFIRVPDEHTDHSFDIKYEGPGWESDKVGYRFYLDWRNATDLFGKVTSAMVLDKVGVDGFDSYHELSSWGMDVLKVGPSLGVGSIAYWDGEKANRVAKTDSVVSRIVADGIIQSKIETIYYGWEIGGTKHLLKSVITIDAGSRTSKQELFIEGELQNLCTGIIKDPKAELLLSGNNNADWGFVATWGPQSLNKDNLGLAVLYRKSDLIKEVEDKDNHVVVLKPTKGQVQYYFLGAWELEKDGIKTKSDFLNYLSILQKQLSEPVTATIF, encoded by the coding sequence ATGAGAACTGGAATTGTAAGTCTCTGCTTTCTACTGTTGCCTGTGCTAGGCTTTTCACAATCTGGCATGAGGGTTAAGTTAACAAATAGAGAAGCGGTTGCATTTACAGATTATATGGTAAAGCTTCCGCTAGAACAGGTTAAGTCAAAGATACCATCTTTCGAGGAAAGCAAATTTGTAGCTGTTGACGATAAACGCGAAATAGCCCTGCAGGTTATTTCAAATGGACGGAATAAGCATGTCATATTTCCTGCAAACATAGGGAAGAATGGAAAAAAAACTGTCCTAATAAGGAGGCCAAGTGAATCATTCTCCTATCCTAAGCGCACCTATGCCGAGATCGTTAAAAAGGAAGGGGGCGTATTCGTAAACCGCAAATATCAGGGTGGCGAATGGGTAAAAACCAACTTCATTCGCGTTCCCGACGAACATACCGACCACTCCTTTGATATTAAGTATGAAGGCCCAGGCTGGGAGAGCGATAAGGTTGGCTATCGTTTCTACCTCGATTGGCGTAATGCCACCGATTTGTTCGGAAAGGTAACCAGTGCTATGGTTCTCGATAAGGTTGGTGTAGATGGATTCGATTCGTATCATGAGCTTAGCAGCTGGGGTATGGATGTCCTAAAAGTTGGTCCATCATTGGGCGTTGGATCTATCGCTTATTGGGATGGAGAAAAGGCAAACCGTGTTGCTAAAACCGACAGTGTCGTTAGCAGAATTGTCGCAGATGGGATCATCCAGTCTAAAATAGAAACAATCTATTACGGTTGGGAGATTGGAGGAACAAAGCATCTGCTAAAGTCTGTAATTACTATAGATGCAGGTAGCCGAACTTCAAAGCAGGAACTTTTTATTGAAGGTGAACTACAAAATCTCTGTACAGGAATTATTAAGGATCCCAAGGCAGAGCTACTTCTTAGCGGTAACAACAATGCCGATTGGGGTTTTGTTGCAACCTGGGGGCCACAAAGCCTAAACAAGGATAACCTTGGCCTTGCCGTTCTCTACCGTAAGTCAGATTTGATAAAAGAGGTTGAAGATAAGGATAACCATGTGGTCGTTCTAAAACCAACCAAAGGCCAGGTGCAGTACTACTTTTTAGGTGCATGGGAGTTGGAAAAGGATGGGATAAAAACAAAATCTGATTTCTTGAACTACTTGTCAATCTTACAAAAGCAGTTAAGCGAGCCCGTTACGGCTACAATATTTTAA
- a CDS encoding RagB/SusD family nutrient uptake outer membrane protein, whose protein sequence is MKRFKYILGFIAASFLVSCEDYLDTPAQSTLDQSIIFASPDLAMKAVMGIHQSFGETNSYRGRYLAWYGLNSDVEWYNSSEKTTGQAQLANYTVTPTNDQMNTANNAWAKMYEGIERANLCIHGIRKYGNPTPGSEMGQILGEALTLRALIYADLVRAWGDVPARFEPITTSTIYMAKSDRDVIYKQLIADLGEAAELVAWPNATTMTKTIEHVNKAFVKSFRARLCLVAAGYSLRPDGQIRRSNDPELSVSKMYEIAKKEVLDVIGSKTAKLEPTFADVFKKNLRDDVSAGGEGLFEIPFADGRGRMVFTFGVKHNSIDQYTAQAKGGDAGVVPYLFYDFDTKDTRRDVTCVPYEWSSVKDYDKTGTRSKQILNSSGAAKWYFGKFRYEWMKRRVTSTNDDGVNKQYMRYAEVLLMAAEILNELEGPAVAAPYLKEIRQRAFNRAEWPTKVDAYVNALQDKESMFKAIVDEHAFEFTGEMLRKEALIRWNLLKDKMDVAKVKMTELSNLSGRYSDVNGKLYSRYAADGETLEIYGLNRGEIEDKTSEYSTVTSWISTTKLTALKINSLYLTDPNTRQFWPIWQNFIDSSNGLLKNDYGY, encoded by the coding sequence ATGAAAAGGTTTAAATATATTCTTGGATTCATTGCAGCTTCCTTTTTGGTTTCATGCGAAGATTATCTGGATACACCAGCCCAATCTACCTTGGATCAATCTATTATATTCGCTTCGCCAGATCTTGCAATGAAGGCAGTAATGGGTATTCATCAATCATTTGGCGAAACCAACTCGTACCGTGGACGCTATTTGGCATGGTACGGGCTAAACTCCGATGTTGAATGGTATAATAGTTCGGAGAAGACTACAGGACAAGCTCAACTTGCCAACTATACTGTAACCCCAACAAACGACCAGATGAATACAGCCAACAACGCGTGGGCTAAAATGTACGAGGGTATCGAAAGGGCCAATCTATGTATTCACGGTATACGCAAGTATGGAAATCCAACGCCAGGATCGGAAATGGGGCAGATTTTAGGCGAAGCACTTACCCTTCGTGCGCTTATTTATGCCGACCTAGTTCGTGCATGGGGCGATGTTCCTGCGCGTTTTGAGCCAATCACTACAAGCACTATTTACATGGCCAAGTCTGATCGCGATGTTATTTATAAGCAGCTTATTGCCGATTTAGGAGAAGCAGCGGAACTTGTAGCATGGCCCAATGCAACAACCATGACTAAAACAATTGAGCACGTAAACAAGGCTTTTGTTAAGAGTTTCCGTGCGCGCTTATGCCTTGTTGCTGCAGGTTATAGCTTACGTCCAGATGGTCAAATACGAAGAAGCAACGATCCTGAACTATCGGTTTCTAAAATGTACGAAATCGCTAAAAAGGAGGTCCTTGATGTAATAGGATCTAAAACTGCTAAACTAGAGCCAACCTTTGCTGATGTGTTCAAGAAAAACCTACGCGATGATGTGAGCGCAGGAGGCGAAGGCCTCTTTGAAATTCCTTTTGCTGATGGTCGTGGTCGTATGGTATTTACCTTTGGGGTAAAGCACAATAGCATTGACCAATATACTGCGCAAGCTAAGGGTGGTGATGCTGGTGTTGTTCCTTACCTATTCTACGATTTCGATACTAAGGATACAAGACGCGATGTTACCTGTGTACCCTACGAATGGAGTTCTGTAAAGGATTACGATAAAACAGGAACACGCTCAAAGCAGATACTAAACTCAAGTGGAGCTGCTAAATGGTACTTCGGGAAATTCCGTTACGAGTGGATGAAGCGCCGTGTTACTTCTACTAACGATGACGGAGTCAACAAGCAGTATATGCGCTATGCAGAGGTGCTACTTATGGCTGCCGAGATTTTGAACGAGCTAGAGGGGCCTGCTGTTGCCGCTCCTTACCTAAAAGAAATTCGTCAAAGAGCATTTAATCGTGCCGAATGGCCAACAAAGGTTGATGCCTATGTGAATGCACTACAAGACAAGGAGTCGATGTTTAAGGCTATAGTTGATGAGCATGCATTCGAATTTACAGGTGAGATGCTACGCAAGGAGGCGCTAATTCGTTGGAACCTTCTTAAAGATAAGATGGACGTAGCAAAAGTAAAGATGACAGAGCTATCAAACCTAAGCGGACGTTATTCGGATGTTAATGGCAAGCTGTACTCTCGTTATGCAGCCGATGGAGAAACTCTCGAGATTTACGGCTTAAATAGAGGCGAAATAGAAGATAAGACAAGTGAATACTCTACTGTAACATCTTGGATTTCTACTACCAAACTCACTGCACTTAAGATTAACTCGCTATACTTAACCGACCCAAATACGCGTCAGTTCTGGCCAATTTGGCAAAACTTCATTGATTCTAGCAATGGACTCCTGAAGAACGATTATGGGTATTAA
- a CDS encoding SusC/RagA family TonB-linked outer membrane protein — MKHISIKLLLLLAFFGISSAMAQVQEVSGVVKDEKGELLPGVTVQVVGSTVGASTTIDGTFKIKVKNLSTAILRFSFIGMQNQDVPLKGQKQITVVMKNSSVQLEEVVAIGYGIQRKRDITGSVASVKAEAIAAIPVASALEAMSGRLAGVQITSTEGSPDAEMKIRVRGGGSITGDNSPLYIVDGFPVDRINDIAPSDIESIDVLKDASSTAIYGARGANGVIIVTTKKGKEGRMSVKYNAYYGVKSIAKTLDVLQPYDFAKWQYELALLKDDLTSYTNYFGDYSNLSSYQNTTGTDWQNEIYGRTGYSMNHNLSLTGGSDKFNYAFSYSYLKDKAIMVGSDFNRSNFNLKLNHKPNKKITLDYSFRYSDTRVNGGGLNEQNEASSADSRLKHTVIYTPIPLGTSGNSDDTDEETFGDLTKPNVAIADNDKKQRRINYNASASAAWEVFKNFTAKSEVGLDVYKTNEERFYGRSTYYVKNAPASENQGLPAAILTDNGRERFRNTNTINYDFKEWLGSDHSVSMLLGQELLHTSAKQLSNTVHGLPKLFNATQAFKLTSQGVASSIDNFYYPDDNLTSFFGRVNYNYKGRYILSGTFRADGSSKFAKGNRWGYFPSAAAAWRISDENFMQWSESWLNDMKIRFSYGTAGNNNIPSGLLSQVFVSTNTEWINGTGNFWAPSKTMANPDLKWETTYTRNIGIDYSLLKSRLTGSFEFYLNTTKDLLIAFPVAGTGYDIQYRNMGETQNKGVEISLNWIAVDKKDFGLNFNFNIGFNRNEIKSLGVMKDFGAESTWASTDIGNDFWIATGGSVGMMYGYKSAGRYEVSDFVGYDEATKKWILKPGVPDASAVVGTIRPGSMKLQDLDNSDNSNVINVKDRTIIGDANPKHTGGFTVNTRYKGFDLSAVFNWSYGNDIYNANKIEFTSSSKFQYRNMIDIMADGKRWTNMDSEGNLVNDPTKLAEMNANTTMWSPYTGRFIFSDWAVEDGSFLRLSTLTLGYNLSGQLLKKVKMSNLRFYVTAYNLFCLTNYSGFDPEVSTRRKTALTPGVDYSAYPKSRQFVFGVNLAF, encoded by the coding sequence ATGAAACACATCTCGATTAAGCTTTTACTACTTCTTGCCTTCTTTGGGATTTCGAGCGCTATGGCTCAAGTTCAAGAGGTGAGTGGTGTGGTAAAGGATGAAAAAGGAGAACTTCTTCCTGGCGTAACCGTTCAGGTGGTGGGTTCAACTGTTGGTGCCTCTACAACGATAGATGGGACCTTTAAGATTAAGGTGAAAAATTTAAGCACTGCAATCCTCCGATTCTCATTTATTGGAATGCAGAACCAAGATGTTCCTTTAAAAGGGCAAAAGCAGATTACCGTAGTGATGAAGAATTCTTCTGTACAGCTGGAGGAGGTTGTTGCTATTGGCTACGGCATTCAGCGAAAGCGTGACATTACCGGATCGGTAGCCTCTGTTAAGGCGGAGGCTATTGCGGCAATACCTGTTGCATCTGCCCTTGAAGCTATGAGCGGACGCTTAGCCGGTGTTCAGATAACCTCAACAGAAGGTTCTCCGGATGCCGAAATGAAGATTCGCGTACGTGGAGGAGGTTCGATAACCGGAGACAATAGCCCGCTCTATATTGTAGACGGATTTCCGGTAGATCGAATCAACGATATTGCCCCTTCCGACATCGAGAGTATTGATGTTCTAAAGGATGCATCTTCGACCGCCATTTACGGAGCTCGAGGCGCTAATGGCGTTATCATTGTTACCACTAAGAAGGGTAAGGAAGGTAGGATGTCGGTTAAGTACAACGCCTACTATGGGGTTAAGAGCATTGCAAAAACGCTAGACGTGCTCCAGCCCTACGATTTTGCCAAGTGGCAATACGAGTTGGCTCTTCTGAAGGATGATCTGACAAGCTATACCAACTATTTCGGCGACTATAGCAACCTATCATCCTACCAGAATACTACTGGCACAGACTGGCAGAATGAGATATACGGGCGTACTGGCTACTCGATGAACCACAACCTTAGCCTTACCGGTGGTAGCGACAAGTTTAACTATGCTTTTAGCTACTCTTATCTAAAGGATAAGGCCATTATGGTTGGTTCTGACTTTAATAGAAGCAACTTTAACCTAAAGTTGAACCATAAGCCAAACAAAAAAATTACTCTTGACTATTCGTTCCGCTATTCGGATACCCGAGTAAACGGAGGTGGGCTTAACGAGCAAAACGAGGCGTCTTCGGCCGACTCCCGCCTGAAGCATACCGTAATTTATACCCCAATTCCACTTGGAACTTCTGGAAATTCAGATGACACCGACGAGGAAACATTTGGCGATTTAACCAAGCCTAATGTTGCTATTGCTGATAACGACAAAAAGCAACGCCGCATAAACTACAACGCTTCGGCTAGCGCTGCATGGGAGGTTTTCAAAAACTTTACAGCAAAATCGGAAGTCGGACTCGACGTGTACAAAACCAACGAGGAGCGCTTTTACGGCCGCTCTACCTACTATGTTAAGAATGCACCAGCAAGCGAAAACCAAGGGCTTCCTGCTGCCATCCTTACCGATAACGGTCGCGAACGCTTTAGAAATACCAATACCATCAACTACGACTTCAAGGAGTGGCTAGGAAGCGATCATAGCGTAAGCATGCTTTTAGGACAAGAGCTACTTCATACCAGCGCAAAGCAGCTTAGCAATACGGTTCATGGTCTTCCTAAGCTTTTCAACGCTACTCAAGCATTTAAGCTAACCTCGCAAGGTGTCGCATCGTCTATCGACAATTTCTACTACCCAGATGACAACCTAACATCCTTCTTTGGTAGAGTCAACTATAACTACAAGGGACGATATATCCTATCGGGAACCTTCCGTGCCGATGGATCATCGAAATTTGCAAAGGGTAACCGTTGGGGGTACTTCCCATCAGCCGCTGCAGCTTGGCGTATATCCGACGAGAACTTTATGCAATGGTCCGAAAGTTGGTTGAACGACATGAAAATTCGCTTTAGTTATGGTACTGCTGGTAATAACAACATTCCATCGGGCTTACTAAGCCAAGTATTTGTATCAACCAATACAGAGTGGATTAACGGAACAGGAAACTTCTGGGCGCCATCCAAAACAATGGCAAATCCCGATTTGAAATGGGAAACTACCTATACCCGCAACATTGGTATCGACTATTCGTTGCTAAAATCACGCTTAACAGGATCGTTCGAATTCTACTTAAACACTACAAAGGATTTGCTTATTGCATTTCCTGTTGCAGGAACCGGATACGATATCCAATACCGTAACATGGGAGAAACTCAGAATAAGGGAGTTGAAATCTCGCTAAACTGGATTGCCGTTGATAAAAAGGATTTTGGTCTAAACTTCAACTTTAACATAGGCTTTAACCGCAACGAAATAAAGAGCCTGGGTGTTATGAAAGATTTTGGCGCCGAATCGACTTGGGCCTCTACTGACATTGGTAACGATTTTTGGATTGCAACAGGCGGTTCTGTAGGCATGATGTACGGCTACAAATCGGCCGGCCGTTACGAGGTGAGCGATTTTGTGGGCTATGATGAAGCAACTAAGAAGTGGATTCTAAAGCCAGGAGTTCCTGATGCCAGTGCTGTTGTTGGCACTATTCGTCCTGGTTCAATGAAGCTGCAGGATTTGGATAACAGCGATAACAGCAACGTGATCAACGTTAAGGATCGTACTATTATTGGCGATGCCAATCCGAAGCACACTGGTGGATTTACCGTTAATACCCGTTACAAAGGTTTCGATCTATCAGCAGTATTTAACTGGAGCTATGGTAACGACATTTACAATGCTAACAAGATCGAATTTACCTCGTCGAGCAAGTTCCAATACCGTAATATGATTGATATCATGGCCGATGGAAAGCGTTGGACGAACATGGATTCTGAAGGAAACCTTGTGAACGATCCTACGAAGCTTGCAGAGATGAATGCCAATACAACGATGTGGTCTCCATATACAGGTCGCTTTATTTTTAGTGATTGGGCAGTTGAGGATGGCTCATTCCTTCGCTTAAGCACCTTAACGCTAGGTTACAATCTTTCTGGTCAGCTTCTTAAAAAGGTTAAGATGAGCAACCTAAGATTCTATGTAACCGCGTACAATCTATTCTGCCTAACTAACTACAGCGGTTTCGATCCTGAAGTGTCAACTCGCCGTAAAACAGCACTTACTCCAGGAGTAGACTATTCTGCATACCCCAAGAGCCGTCAGTTTGTTTTCGGCGTAAACTTGGCTTTCTAA
- a CDS encoding glycoside hydrolase family 88/105 protein → MKRTRFMAYGVVLAIVVGIVLPSTAAKPKKKCTRYSVLMGQSEMKRHKELWMADFVSEPKWDYTQGLMALAMLQLADSTGDKHFFDYAKGFADKFINESGDIATYKLEEYNIDRVNPGKFLVYLYRQTKVEKYKKAVDLLRHQFDTHPRTSEGGFWHKKIYTSQMWLDGLYMGAPFYALYANEYNRPDDFADAIRQFELVNKYTYDRLTGLNYHGWDEQKQQGWANKETGCSPNFWGRAMGWYAMGLVDALSSIPSDYPGREKLLSILNQVAAGVKKYQDTETGVWYQVLDQGDRQGNYLEATASSMFVYALYKGVRLGYLDKSYLEVAKKGYKGILNQFIVKNSDGTISLTSCCAVAGLGGKNPYRDGSYEYYINEQKRDNDPKGVGPFIMASLEVESICDRKR, encoded by the coding sequence ATGAAAAGGACACGATTTATGGCTTATGGAGTTGTGCTGGCCATCGTAGTTGGCATTGTTTTACCATCTACAGCAGCAAAACCTAAAAAGAAGTGCACCCGGTACTCTGTTTTAATGGGACAATCGGAAATGAAGCGCCATAAGGAACTTTGGATGGCGGACTTTGTTTCGGAGCCTAAGTGGGATTATACCCAGGGATTAATGGCATTAGCCATGCTACAGCTCGCTGATAGCACTGGCGACAAGCATTTTTTCGACTATGCAAAAGGTTTTGCGGATAAGTTTATCAACGAATCGGGAGACATTGCCACTTATAAGCTGGAGGAGTACAATATAGACAGGGTGAATCCTGGGAAGTTTCTTGTTTACCTATACCGTCAGACAAAAGTTGAAAAGTATAAAAAGGCGGTAGACCTGCTGCGCCATCAGTTTGATACGCACCCACGAACATCCGAAGGTGGTTTTTGGCACAAGAAGATATACACCAGCCAAATGTGGCTCGATGGCCTTTACATGGGGGCGCCATTTTATGCGCTCTACGCCAATGAGTACAACAGGCCAGATGACTTTGCCGATGCTATAAGGCAGTTTGAACTGGTAAACAAGTACACCTACGATCGTCTAACGGGGCTAAACTACCACGGATGGGACGAGCAAAAGCAGCAAGGCTGGGCCAACAAAGAAACGGGCTGCTCGCCCAACTTTTGGGGAAGAGCCATGGGCTGGTACGCCATGGGGCTGGTGGATGCGCTCAGCAGCATTCCTTCGGACTATCCCGGACGAGAAAAACTTCTCTCCATTTTAAATCAGGTTGCGGCTGGAGTAAAAAAGTATCAAGATACGGAAACTGGAGTCTGGTACCAGGTGCTCGATCAGGGTGATCGACAAGGAAATTACCTAGAGGCAACCGCATCTTCGATGTTTGTTTACGCCTTGTATAAGGGGGTACGCTTGGGCTATCTGGATAAATCGTACCTAGAGGTTGCTAAAAAGGGGTATAAAGGAATCCTTAACCAGTTTATCGTTAAGAATAGCGATGGAACAATTAGCCTTACCAGCTGCTGCGCTGTGGCTGGCCTCGGAGGGAAAAATCCGTATAGGGATGGCTCGTACGAGTACTACATAAACGAACAAAAGCGCGATAATGACCCCAAGGGAGTTGGTCCATTCATAATGGCAAGCCTAGAGGTAGAGTCGATTTGCGATAGGAAAAGATAG
- the pelA gene encoding pectate lyase, whose amino-acid sequence MAREWRSFVKEKPVEWFGSKEAECIAHNILLYQRSCGGWPKNVRMSDSLSIPQEAAIEDEKELTQDATIDNGATTTELAFLARIYNVTKHPAYREAFAKGFKFLQKMQLSNGGWPQFYDRKGYYTHITYNDNAMVNVMILLKKLADRDALFEQITTESDASIARKMFDKGVDCILKTQIVVDGTPTVWCAQHDEKTLKPAKARAYELPSFSGLESAEITKLLMNISNPSPEIIRAVKSAMAWFDRAKITGKKLETFTNSEGKRDRRLVDDSLAAPIWARFYNLDDMRPFVCDRDGVKKYDISEIGYERRTGYGWYGDWPQELYPKYEKWLRKLSKAKK is encoded by the coding sequence ATGGCGCGTGAATGGCGTAGCTTTGTGAAGGAAAAACCGGTAGAATGGTTCGGCAGCAAGGAGGCCGAGTGTATTGCCCACAACATACTGCTTTACCAGCGTAGTTGTGGTGGATGGCCCAAGAATGTCCGAATGTCCGATTCTCTTAGCATCCCTCAAGAAGCTGCCATAGAAGATGAAAAGGAGCTAACCCAAGATGCCACCATCGATAATGGTGCAACCACTACCGAACTGGCTTTCCTAGCAAGAATATACAACGTAACCAAGCATCCTGCATACCGCGAAGCCTTTGCAAAGGGTTTTAAATTCCTTCAAAAGATGCAGCTGTCGAATGGTGGATGGCCTCAGTTTTATGACCGGAAGGGGTATTATACTCATATCACCTACAACGATAATGCAATGGTTAACGTTATGATCCTTTTAAAGAAGTTGGCAGACAGGGATGCTCTATTCGAACAGATAACAACGGAATCCGATGCGAGCATCGCACGAAAGATGTTTGATAAAGGTGTTGACTGCATTCTTAAAACTCAAATAGTTGTGGATGGCACTCCTACCGTATGGTGCGCCCAGCACGACGAAAAAACGTTGAAACCTGCAAAGGCACGTGCCTACGAGCTTCCTTCATTTTCGGGGCTGGAATCGGCCGAGATTACCAAGTTGCTTATGAACATTTCCAATCCTTCTCCCGAAATTATTAGGGCTGTAAAGAGTGCAATGGCATGGTTTGATAGGGCTAAAATTACCGGTAAGAAGCTCGAAACCTTTACAAACTCGGAGGGCAAGCGCGACCGCCGCTTGGTTGACGACTCACTTGCTGCTCCTATATGGGCTCGCTTCTATAATCTTGATGATATGCGTCCGTTTGTCTGCGACAGAGATGGAGTGAAAAAGTACGACATCTCCGAAATAGGCTACGAGCGTAGAACTGGATATGGATGGTATGGCGATTGGCCACAGGAGCTATACCCAAAGTACGAAAAATGGCTGCGCAAGCTTTCGAAGGCAAAAAAGTAG